The DNA sequence TGGTCGTGGTCGTTGTGGCGATAGATGGCATATTGGTTGGCTGTGTAGCCCATTGCCACCATATATTTCTCTGCTATCTCACACCAAGTATCATTGTCTAGCTGTTCGTCTGGACTTAGTGAAAGCGAAACATGATGAACTACTTTTAGAGATTCTGGATTAAGTTGTCGAGATAGTCGAAATTCTCTGGCTAATTCACGAGCATTTCTCCCAAACATATTGCCACCGATTAAAGATGACTCTTCTCGATTTGAGAGATATTCCAAGAGTCCACGGAAGCTTTTACCTTTGGTTTGATTGCCAATCATTCTTACTCCCACTCCTCCGAATCTTCGTCCTCGTCAATCTCATCCTCATCAGTGATTTCAGTTTCGATTTGTGACAGTTCCCGACCAATTTGTTGTAAGAGTTTTTGTAGCTGTTTTAGTTGTGATGGATCTGCTGGTGGTCGCAGTCCCATTTTAATAGCTGTGTTGGTGGCTCTGGTGAGTTGATTAATATTGCTGCCGATGCGGACTAATTCTCTATAAGTAGCTAGGGTTATTTTGCTCAGTCGTTTGGGCAGTGGTTTTAGTAAAACACTGCGTCTGGTTAATTCAGCTATGCTTAGTCCCGCATCTTGTGCTTTGAGCTTAATCATCTCGTGTTCGATTGCGTTGACACGAGCTTCCAATGTCTTGGTACGAAGCAGGTTTTTTGACAGTTTCGGGCGCATAACTGTGGGAGGTATGAGAGGGGGTATCCAAAGGGGGATGCTTCCCACTTTGGCAAGCCTGTCGTCCGAGCGGAGCG is a window from the Nostoc sp. UHCC 0870 genome containing:
- a CDS encoding plasmid mobilization protein, encoding MATNAAIEIPQNSLVVYPLSGYTPLSASPENGLEASRAFCLRQTSLRSDDRLAKVGSIPLWIPPLIPPTVMRPKLSKNLLRTKTLEARVNAIEHEMIKLKAQDAGLSIAELTRRSVLLKPLPKRLSKITLATYRELVRIGSNINQLTRATNTAIKMGLRPPADPSQLKQLQKLLQQIGRELSQIETEITDEDEIDEDEDSEEWE